The proteins below are encoded in one region of Lactuca sativa cultivar Salinas chromosome 3, Lsat_Salinas_v11, whole genome shotgun sequence:
- the LOC128132911 gene encoding uncharacterized protein LOC128132911, with protein MGSKSEESKKEVRVSGDSGFDCHYCGGKNHFAKDCMLKNKTEKIDDDDKEASVLRRLEEINKRKSVANNITMNALIVQDTGNHDEFGGVEVWSTDSEDEEVRKPTHGKAMLVKEEPAA; from the coding sequence atggggtcgAAGTCAGAAGAGTCAAAGAAAGAAGTGAGAGTTAGTGGAGACTCAGGATTTGAttgccattactgtggaggcaagaacCATTTTGCAAAAGACTGTATGCTGAAAAACAAAACAGAAAAgatagatgatgatgataaggaaGCGAGCGTCCTGAGACGACTGGAGGAAATCAATAAAAGAAAGTCAGTTGCTAACAATATaactatgaatgctttgattgtacaggatacAGGCAATCATGATGAATTTGGTGGCGTGGAAGTATGGTCCACGGATTCTGAGGATGAAGAAGTAAGAAAACCCACTCATGGCAAAGCGATGCTAGTAAAAGAAGAACCTGCTGCATGA